CGAAGGAGACGCGGTTGCGGTAGCGGAACTCGCTCGGCGACGGGACGACCTCCGGCGGCTCGACGGCCACGCCGCCGATGCGGGTGAGCGCGTCGGCCACGATGCGCGCCTTGGCGCGGAGCTGCGCCTCGTACGGCAGGTGCTCCAGCGTGCAGCCGCCGCAGCGGTCGTAGAAGCGGCAGGGGGCCTCGCGCCGCTCGGGCGAGGGCTCCAGCACGCGCAGCAGCCGCCCGCGCGTCCAGCGGTCGTGCTTCTCGGTGAGGGCGACCTCCGCCAGGTCGGCCGGCGCGGTGCGGTGCACGAAGGTCACCCGCCCGTCCGGGAGCCGCCCCACGCCCTCGCCCCCGGCCGCGATGGAGTCGATCCGCACGGCTACGGGCGCCGGAGGCCGGCGGGGGCCGCGCGGGTCGGGCCCGCGGCCGTGGCCGGGCCGGTGCGGCCCACGCGGGTGCCGGTCCGGCCCGCGCGGGCGGCGGCGCTCGCTCACCGCCCTCTCCAGCCGCCGCGCCCGCGCCACGCGCTCCCGCCGCCGTCGGACCCCGCGCCCGACGCGGCGGGACGGGCGATGGAGCGCGTCGCGCGGCGCTCCTCCTCCAGCAGCGCGGCGGCCAGCGCGGCCACCCGCACCGCCTCGTCCGCCGGCGCGGCCTCGAGGAGGTGCTCGTGCTTCTCCAGGTACTTGATGTCGATGTTTCCGGCGCGGAAGTCGGGCTCGTCCATCACCCGCAAGTGGAAGGGGACGCTGGTGTCGACGCCCTCGATGCGCAGCTCCAGCAGCGCGCGCTTCATCCGCTCCACCGCCTGGATGCGCGTGGGCGCGTGCACGATCAGCTTGGCCAGCATCGGGTCGTACGAGAGCCCCACCTCCACGCCGGTGGCGATCCCGCCGTCCCAGCGCACGCCGGGCCCGCTCGGCAGCGTCAGCTCGCCGATGCGGCCGGTGGACGGGAGGAAGGAGTTGAAGGGGTCCTCGGAGGTGATGCGGCACTCGATGGCGTGCCCCTGGAAGCGCACGTCGTCCTGCGTGAACGGGATCGGCTCGCCCGCGGCGACGCGGATCTGCCACTGCACCAGGTCCACCCCCGTCACCAGCTCGGTGACCGGGTGCTCCACCTGGATGCGGGTGTTCATCTCCAGGAAGTAGAAGGCGCCGTCCTGGTACAGGCACTCCACCGTCCCCGCGCCCTCGTAGCCGACGGCCTTCGCCGCCGCCACCGCCATGGCGCCCATCGCCGCGCGCTCGTCGGGGGTGAGCACGGCGGAGGGGGCCTCCTCGATCAGCTTCTGGTGGCGGCGCTGGATGGAGCACTCGCGCTCGCCCAGGTGCAGCGTGTTGCCGTGCCGGTCGGCCAGGAGCTGGATCTCGATGTGGCGCGGCCCCTCCAGGAACTTCTCCACGTAGACGGAGCGGTCGCCGAACGCCGCCTGCGCCTCGTTGCCGGCCGACTCGAAGGCGCGCTCGATCTCGTCTTCGGAGCGGACGATGCGCATCCCCTTGCCGCCGCCGCCGGCCGCGGCCTTGAGCAGCACGGGGTAGCCGATCTCGGCGGCCACGCGGCGGGCCTCGGCGGCGTCGGCCAGCGGGTCCTGCGTGCCGGGGACCACGGGGACGCCGGCGGCGGTGGCGCGCTTGCGGGCCTCCGTCTTGTCGCCCATGGCCGTGACCGCCTCGGGCGAGGGGCCGATGAAGACGAGCCCCGCGTCGCGCACGGCCTGGATGAACGGCGCGCGCTCGGAGAGGAACCCGTAGCCGGGGTGGATGGCCTCAGCGCCGGACTTCTTCGCCACCTCGATCAGCACGTCGCCGCGCAGGTAGCTCTGCGCGCTCGGCGCGGGGCCGATCAGGTACGCCTCGTCGGCGGCCAGCACGTGCGGCGCCAGCCGGTCGGGCTCGGAGTAGACGGCCACGGCCTCGACGCCCAGCTCGTGCGCCGCGCGGATCACGCGCAGGGCGATCTCGCCGCGGTTGGCCACCAGGATCTTCTTGAACACGCGCTCGGGTCCACGCTCGGGTTGCGACGCGCCGGGTCTCGCGAAAGGCTCCCAAAGTACAACCGGCCCGCCGTTCTGGCGAGCCGGTGCATGAGCATTCAGGATGTTCCCTGGAGACCTTGGAGGTGCTCGTTGAAAAGCCAGACTCGAATCCCCTCCGACGCGACTCGTCTCAGCGAATAGTCATTGGTGACAATCCAATCCACCTCTCGTGAAAGGCCAGTCGCCACGTGAACGGCGTCAGGAATGCGAAGGTTGTGCTTCGCCCGAATCCGTGACGCTTCGTCCGCGATGTCGGCATCTACATCGACCATCGTGAGATTCGGAAACCTCTCGAGCCCGATTCGTAGAGTGTGCGCTACCTGCGGCTGGTTCTGCCGATAGGGAAAAACCAGAAGTTCCGCGAGCGCGATGGACGAAACGATCGCCTCCAACCTTCCATCCTGCACTCGTTCCATAATGCTGCGAGCAACAGGCCCATATTCTGGATGCTGCTCAACGAAGTAGACGAGCGCCACTGTGTCGAGCACAATACGCTCACCGTCGCTGAGGGCGGGTGTACTCACCGCTCCCACTCGTCGCGCATCCGCTGAATTTCTTCGGCCGCGTTCTTCCAGATCTCCTTCGGCAGCGACTCGAGCAGTTCCAAGGCTGATTGCGTAGACTTTCGGATGACGATGCGATCGTCCTCTGTCTCTAGCAGCAACTCGTCCCCGGGCTCGATGCCCAGCTTACGGCGAATCTCCACTGGAATTACAATCTGGGATTTACTGCTCAGGCGAGCGGTTGGCATCTCCACCTCCTTGCTTTACTTGAAGGTAAAGCGCCAAACCATGAACGTAAAGGTCCGCGCTGAACCAGATCAACGTCCATCTGCTTCCAGATACCGCTCCCGCAGGATGTGCAGGTGGTGGTCGGTGTGGCCGACGGTGATGAAGGCCAGCGCGCGGACGCTCACCTCGTTGTCGTTGGCGGTGCCGCGGCGCGCGAACGCCTCCGCGTCGAGGTTGCGGAAGAGCGACACGGTGGCCCGGCGCACGTCCGCCCACTCGCCGGCGAGCGACTCCAGCGTGCGCGCGCCGAAGTTCCCGGTGGGCACGTACAGACTCTCGTCCCACCCGGGGAGCGGCGTCCGGTCGCCGCGGGCGATGCGCAGCGCGCGGTAGGCGAAGATGCGCTCGGCGTCGTTCATGTGGCCGACCACCTCCTTCACGCTCCACTTTCCCGGCGCGTAGCGGTGCTCGTGCAATTCGGCCGGGATGCCGCGCAGGAACTCCGCGACCTCGCCCGCCTGCCGCTCCATCCGCTCCACCACGTCTCCGTCCGGCACGCGGGCGACGTAGGCCTGGTAGAACTCCGCGTACTCGTCCGTCCCCGGCCGCTGCGTCGTCGCACCCATCGTCTCCGTCCTCCGGTCCTGGTCCGTTGTCCGCCGCCGATCCCGACGGTCACCAACCTACGCCGAAGCGCGGCCGGCGGCGAGCCGTCAGCGGAGCACCAGGCCCGGGGCGCGGTCCCGGAGCAGGGGCGCGCCGGCGAGGGCCGCCTCGATCACCCAGCGCGCGCGGCGCTCCCGCTGGAGGGCGCGCAGGCGGGCGGCGAGCTGCACGTAGGCCACGTCTTCGGCGGTGGCGGTGGGGGCGCGCTGGCCGGGGCAGCGGCGCACGTCGGCCAGCACGGAGCGCCAGGCGCAGGTGTGGCCGAAGCCCAGCGTGTGCATCAGCTCGTGCGGCACCAGCCCCTCCGCGGCGTCGGGCGACGACAGCGAGCCGCGCCCCAGCCGCAGGTCGCCGTACTCGATCTCGCCGCCGAAGGCGATGGCGCTCCCCAGGCCGCTCTCCCGGTGCATCTCGGGGTCGATCCACACCAGGATCACGTCGTGCGGCCCGCCGTCGTCGCCCGGGAGCGCGTCGCCGTACACGGCCGGGCGGAAGACGTCGGCCCCGAACACCTCCTCCAGCTCCTCGGCGTGGCGCCAGAAGGCGGCCGAGTCGCGCGCGCTCACCCGCTCGCCCGACCACTCGCGGTCGAAGGCCACGCGCAGCGGGAAGCGCTCCTCGGGCCACGCCTGGAGCGAGGTGCGCCCCGGCTCGGCGGCGCGCTCGGTGGCGCGGCGGTAGAAGCTGCTGCACCGCTCGCACGCCCGCTCGAACGCGCGCGCCAGCCGGACCTCGACCTCCTGGCCCGCGTAGCGCCCGCCGCGCACCTTCCAGCGCAGCGGCAGCAGCACGATCTCGTGCTCGGCCTCCACCTGGTACCGCCCGAGACGCACCACGGCCGGGTGGAAGGCGCGCGCCGCCGGGTCCGCCGCGTCCACGGCCAGCTCCACGGTGTCGCCCGCGAGCTCCGCCGGCAGCGGCACGGCGAAGCGACCGAGCGAGTCCACCCCGGCCGAGTCGGCGAACGCGCCGGCGCGCGCGAACACGCGCAGTCCCCGCGGGTCGCCGTCGTCCGCCGGGATGACGCGCCCGGCCAGCACCGCCGCCGGCGCCCGCGCCGCCGCCGAGTCCGCCTGCGCCGCCGCCCCTGCCAACGGCCCGGCTGGGGCGAGCAGGGCGAGGAGCGGGAGGATCCGCCTGATCGAAGACATGCGCGATCTTACTGCTTGATTGCGAAAGACATACGGCCGTCCTGCTACCCCGCTGCGCGTCGTAGGGTCGCGCAGGGAGGGCCCGAATCGCGCCCGTTGCAGCCTGCCCCGTCGTGCCGCGTGAGGGATGCGCGCCCGGAGGGCCGGGACGCCGCCGCCACAGGGGGTATCGTGGCGGCGGTGGCCCGGCGCCGTTGGGCACAGTCGTATCGTGCCCTACGGCGCGCGCAGACACGCCCAAACCCTGCAGTTCTTCTGGACTTCGAGGTAGCTCCAGATTTCTCAGAACGAGCCGTGGCCGGTCTCGTCGGCGCGGGGGGCGGCGGCGGGGCGGCGCGAGGTGACGGCCCAGTCGGCCTCGGGGTCGTCCATCTCCAGGCGCCGGATGCCGCCGGGGAAGCGGCCCTGCAGGCGCTCGTACTCGGCCTGGTGCCGCGGGTCGGGGTGCACCCAGTCGTGCAGGTAGTACACGGCGTCCACGTGGGCCTGGAGCAGCTCCTTGGTGCAGCCGAAGCACGGGCGCATGGTGGTGTAGACGGTGCTCCCCTCCACCGCGATGCCGAAGCGCGCCGCCGCCAGCAGCGCGTTCTGCTCGGCGTGCACGCAGATGCACAGGTCGTAGCCGGTGCCCGACGGGTACTGCTCGCGGTGGGCGCAGCGGTGGCAGCCGCCCTCG
This genomic window from Longimicrobium sp. contains:
- a CDS encoding dCMP deaminase family protein, whose product is MPDTREHRRPGSEEYFMGIAVAVRRRADCTGNRVGAVIVKDRRIVSTGYNGTPEHMPNCSEGGCHRCAHREQYPSGTGYDLCICVHAEQNALLAAARFGIAVEGSTVYTTMRPCFGCTKELLQAHVDAVYYLHDWVHPDPRHQAEYERLQGRFPGGIRRLEMDDPEADWAVTSRRPAAAPRADETGHGSF
- a CDS encoding PIN domain-containing protein; its protein translation is MSTPALSDGERIVLDTVALVYFVEQHPEYGPVARSIMERVQDGRLEAIVSSIALAELLVFPYRQNQPQVAHTLRIGLERFPNLTMVDVDADIADEASRIRAKHNLRIPDAVHVATGLSREVDWIVTNDYSLRRVASEGIRVWLFNEHLQGLQGTS
- the accC gene encoding acetyl-CoA carboxylase biotin carboxylase subunit, whose product is MFKKILVANRGEIALRVIRAAHELGVEAVAVYSEPDRLAPHVLAADEAYLIGPAPSAQSYLRGDVLIEVAKKSGAEAIHPGYGFLSERAPFIQAVRDAGLVFIGPSPEAVTAMGDKTEARKRATAAGVPVVPGTQDPLADAAEARRVAAEIGYPVLLKAAAGGGGKGMRIVRSEDEIERAFESAGNEAQAAFGDRSVYVEKFLEGPRHIEIQLLADRHGNTLHLGERECSIQRRHQKLIEEAPSAVLTPDERAAMGAMAVAAAKAVGYEGAGTVECLYQDGAFYFLEMNTRIQVEHPVTELVTGVDLVQWQIRVAAGEPIPFTQDDVRFQGHAIECRITSEDPFNSFLPSTGRIGELTLPSGPGVRWDGGIATGVEVGLSYDPMLAKLIVHAPTRIQAVERMKRALLELRIEGVDTSVPFHLRVMDEPDFRAGNIDIKYLEKHEHLLEAAPADEAVRVAALAAALLEEERRATRSIARPAASGAGSDGGGSAWRGRGGWRGR
- a CDS encoding AbrB/MazE/SpoVT family DNA-binding domain-containing protein yields the protein MPTARLSSKSQIVIPVEIRRKLGIEPGDELLLETEDDRIVIRKSTQSALELLESLPKEIWKNAAEEIQRMRDEWER
- a CDS encoding DinB family protein; this encodes MGATTQRPGTDEYAEFYQAYVARVPDGDVVERMERQAGEVAEFLRGIPAELHEHRYAPGKWSVKEVVGHMNDAERIFAYRALRIARGDRTPLPGWDESLYVPTGNFGARTLESLAGEWADVRRATVSLFRNLDAEAFARRGTANDNEVSVRALAFITVGHTDHHLHILRERYLEADGR